The region CGGCCTGATCGCCACCAACGACGGCATCGGCGATGCGCTGATAGCCTTCCATCAATCGTTGCGAAACGGCCGCGCTGCTGATCGCGTAGCTTCGCATCTGATCGAACGCCGCATGCATGACACTGGAAAACGTCTGCCGATCGACGACCAGCCGGAGGTGCCCATCGTGGTCGAAGCGGTTCGGGGAAGGCATCTTCCGCTGAGCCAACTGCGCCAACGCGGATGAGAGGCGATCGATGCAGTTGACCGCCGTGTAGGGATCGTTAATCCCGGGGCTGAGAGCTCGGACGCCCATTTGCGAAAGTTCATGCACCGAGCAATTGACATCTTGCCACGGGGTCCGGTTGTTGCCGATGAAGAAGGCTTCGTTAATGGCGGCGGACAACTTCGACTCGTCCACTTGTCCTTTCACCGCGACTTTGGCCATCGTTTCGCCGCGGGAAAGGAAATCGCCAGGTCGCTTGGGCAGCTGAATGATCAAGTCTTGCTTGGTCGCCAAATGAATGAGATCGTCCCCTTCAATCCCCTGGATGTACCCTTCCCTGCGGCACTCGACGGTGATGCCATGGCGAAGCAGTTCCCACTCTTCGTCGGTCACGTCGCGGTCGTGCGAGTTTTGTTTCGGAGGTGGGTCGCCAATCCTGTCGGGAAAGATCCGCTCCATCGAGTGTTTCAAATCGGAAGCCAGGCCGGCGACAATTTCGGGGGCCTGGGCAATCATCGCGACATGATGGATGAAGTAGAGCAAGATCGTCAGGCTGCCGAGCGCGAAGATGATGGCCGCCATCACGGACAGATGCGGAATGAAGAAATTGTCTTCGCCTATGCGTCGAACCATCTTCAGAACCACCAAACTGTAAACGGCAGTTCCCATGAACGCACCGATGGTCCACTGCGTGGTGCGATCGCCCAAGCGACTTCGAAGAACACGCGACCCAAACTGCGAGGAGGTAATCGACAGCGTGACCATTTCCATCGAAAGCACCACACCAGCGACGGTAATCATGCCACCGGCAATGGTTGATAGCACCGTCTGAGCGCCGTTGGTCGTGGTTTGCAGCCAGAAGTAGTCGTCCCACGAAAGGTCCAGCGAATGATCCAGCGTCAACATGCAGATTGCCGACGCGACCCCTCCTAATGTGCAAAGCACCGGGATAAACCATAGGCTATGTTGTATGCGGTTCCAGTAGTTCAATAGTTTGTTAGGCGCAATCATTTTTCGCAGTTGTCAATCATGTTGTTCGCATCTCCGAAAGTACGGAAGATTGCTATCCAGATCATAGACGAACGTAACCGCCGAGACGAATCTTGTTGCGATTGCGGTGGACCCGCACTGTTAGCGGATTGCCGCGTAAGCGAAAAGCTCCCTGGTGAAAGAAGACAAACCAATCTACAATCGCGACAAACCACGAACATTTCCAGCCTAACGCCAGCGAAATAGTGGCCTGAAAACGATGCCATTCACCATCATGAAACAAAAACGTGACTACGAACTGTGTGCTGGACGCCTGAAGGCGCTTGCCGATCCTGATCGGCTGCGGATCGTAGAGCGGCTGTTCGATGGGCCCAAGAATGTCAGTGAATTGTCTGAGGAGTTGGGCGAAGAAATCGTCAAGATCTCGCATCACCTCGGCGTTTTGCGGCACGCGGAAGTGGTCCAGACCGAAAAACAGGGCCGATTCGTCATCTACTCGCTGCATCCGGAAGTGGCGGCCCAAGGGAAAGACAAGATGCGACGTATTGATTTCGGCTGCTGTTCGATCGATCTCGAAACCGAATAGTTCGGTTTGCTTCTTCGCCGCGAACTTCTCTTGAAATTCTTTGACGCGGCGATCTCGGAATTCCATAATCGGAACTTTCCGTATCCCTTGCCCTCGTGGGCCTTTAAGGCAGTTCTCGCTTTTCCCTGCCGCAATCGAAAGAAGACCGATGCCGCGCTTCCATGTTGACCGCTCGATTGAAATCGCTGCGCCGCCAGAAACGGTTTACAAAAAAGTCGTCGACTTTGGAACATGGACAACCTGGTCACCTTGGCTGTGTGCCGAACCGGATGCCGATGTGACGGTGACCGACAATTCCAACTCGGTTGGTTCCATTTACCGCTGGAGCGGCGAAGTGGTCGGGGCCGGAGAAATCGAACATAAGCAGCTCGTTCCGAATCAAAAGATCGAAGACGAGATTCGCTTTCTGAAGCCGTTCGCATCTACCTCGAAGGTAGCTTTTACGTTCGCTCCCTCAGGACTCGGAACGAAAGTCTCTTGGATCATGGATGGCTCGCTCCCCTGGTTCATGTTCTGGATGAAGGGCATGATGCAAGGCTTCATCAGCATGGACTACGACCGTGGCCTGAAGATGCTGAAAGAATGGATCGAAACTGGTTCGATCCAAAGCCAAACCAACATCCAAGGGGTGCAACCGATCGGTCCTCTGACGATGGCTGGCGTGCGCCGGACAAGCTCGTTGAAAGATATCGGCGGCACGATGCAAGGAGCGATGAGGGAACTGTCCGATCTGCTGGCCAAGCATGGCATTCCGTCCGATGGCAAGCTGATGGCGTCCTACCACAAGTTCCATATTGGCAAGCAGACATGCGAGTTCACGCTGGGGCGAATCATACCTCCGGCCGAAGGTGAAGCCCCGGCTCCGCTCGAGCAATGGACGTGCCCCGAAACGAAAGCCTTCTGCGTCGAACATCTGGGCGATTACAATCACCTGGGCAATGCGTGGAGCGCGGCCAATCAGCACGTTCGCTACAAGAAACTGAAGCAGCGCGGGTGCAGTGCTTTCGAGATTTACGAGAACAATCCGGACGAGACCCCGATTGATCAATTGCGGACCAACATCTACCTTCCACTAAAGTAAATCGCGTTCCCTCCCCTTCCCCTTCTCGCAAATTATCTCTCCTTTAGGAGCCGTGCATGAGTCAGGATGTCGATCAGAATCATCAAGAAGATGAAGGCGGAGCCGATTGGGTGGCCATTGGGGTCACCATTTTGTCGCTGATCTTGCTGGTCGTTTTCTCCCCTTGGGTGCTCAACATTCAGCTCGGCTTTCTCATTATTCAAGTCG is a window of Bremerella sp. TYQ1 DNA encoding:
- a CDS encoding DUF2254 domain-containing protein, coding for MLTLDHSLDLSWDDYFWLQTTTNGAQTVLSTIAGGMITVAGVVLSMEMVTLSITSSQFGSRVLRSRLGDRTTQWTIGAFMGTAVYSLVVLKMVRRIGEDNFFIPHLSVMAAIIFALGSLTILLYFIHHVAMIAQAPEIVAGLASDLKHSMERIFPDRIGDPPPKQNSHDRDVTDEEWELLRHGITVECRREGYIQGIEGDDLIHLATKQDLIIQLPKRPGDFLSRGETMAKVAVKGQVDESKLSAAINEAFFIGNNRTPWQDVNCSVHELSQMGVRALSPGINDPYTAVNCIDRLSSALAQLAQRKMPSPNRFDHDGHLRLVVDRQTFSSVMHAAFDQMRSYAISSAAVSQRLMEGYQRIADAVVGGDQAEDVLHQARLTMEGALEQSHHPADMKVIQEQFQRLTDQLQPLIQQKEQQAPDEDENPNDDESSDEGEASGEVIG
- a CDS encoding helix-turn-helix transcriptional regulator; this encodes MKQKRDYELCAGRLKALADPDRLRIVERLFDGPKNVSELSEELGEEIVKISHHLGVLRHAEVVQTEKQGRFVIYSLHPEVAAQGKDKMRRIDFGCCSIDLETE
- a CDS encoding SRPBCC family protein, which codes for MPRFHVDRSIEIAAPPETVYKKVVDFGTWTTWSPWLCAEPDADVTVTDNSNSVGSIYRWSGEVVGAGEIEHKQLVPNQKIEDEIRFLKPFASTSKVAFTFAPSGLGTKVSWIMDGSLPWFMFWMKGMMQGFISMDYDRGLKMLKEWIETGSIQSQTNIQGVQPIGPLTMAGVRRTSSLKDIGGTMQGAMRELSDLLAKHGIPSDGKLMASYHKFHIGKQTCEFTLGRIIPPAEGEAPAPLEQWTCPETKAFCVEHLGDYNHLGNAWSAANQHVRYKKLKQRGCSAFEIYENNPDETPIDQLRTNIYLPLK